In the Montipora foliosa isolate CH-2021 unplaced genomic scaffold, ASM3666993v2 scaffold_406, whole genome shotgun sequence genome, one interval contains:
- the LOC137988087 gene encoding uncharacterized protein isoform X2 — protein sequence MLHTIKQATNNIMIWKSHQLRSVHQDQAKCSVLAKIKSKSDVFLVQDWAMKYMPRKFREPQSDWFAKRGLPWHITVAIRKSEESEHFESQTFVHVFQNCSQDSAVVVSIMQDCLASLKKEMPQLERAYYKQDNAGCYHSGYTIVSAKLAGDIAGVVVERNDFSDPQGGKGVCDRQAATIKGDVGRYVNEGHDVTTAVQLKTAIESGPESRAKASYVSLNTSITPPVKWEGVSLLNNFKYEESGIRAWRAFNVGPGKLIPWSQFEGVLLIPEVLEVLDPPSQTTPSFKSVRHRHVKKSSKRDPEATNETTSQDQDDDDSENDQASLLFPCPEEGCIKAYSHFTSLQAHLDTGKHKRLPEQETLYDKAKRVYASKLMDEGSRIPTVQLHCEEQSQCLTPLPMGLALKTITKKARFTQKQNEFLKQQFEIGEQSGRKADPSEVSKLMRSARDELGVRRFQPEQVLTGKQITGFFSRLAAKKRLAPSTVNRGDSDDEVPGEDNRAALAQTTHSEICARVMREVSLQHPIVSSSGYNICDLMQACKKKPTSLSVDMLRSICIELGLDVSDITQRRMNPYISRLSQLVDECSCAS from the coding sequence ATGCTGCACACTATTAAGCAAGCAACAAATAACATCATGATCTGGAAATCCCATCAGTTGCGCTCCGTTCACCAGGATCAAGCCAAATGTTCTGTTTTAGCTAAAATCAAGAGCAAATCTGATGTGTTCCTTGTTCAGGATTGGGCGATGAAATACATGCCACGGAAATTTCGAGAGCCGCAGTCGGACTGGTTTGCTAAGCGTGGGTTACCATGGCATATTACAGTTGCAATCAGAAAGTCGGAAGAAAGCGAGCACTTTGAGTCTCAAACATTTGTACATGTCTTTCAGAACTGTTCACAAGACAGTGCCGTCGTGGTATCTATAATGCAGGACTGCCTCGCCTCCCTGAAGAAGGAAATGCCGCAATTAGAAAGAGCTTATTACAAGCAAGATAATGCAGGCTGTTACCACAGCGGGTATACAATCGTTTCAGCTAAACTAGCAGGTGACATCGCTGGGGTGGTTGTAGAACGGAACGACTTTTCCGACCCTCAAGGCGGCAAAGGAGTCTGCGACCGTCAAGCAGCAACTATTAAGGGAGATGTAGGAAGATATGTTAACGAGGGTCATGATGTGACAACAGCTGTGCAGCTGAAAACTGCCATAGAGTCTGGTCCAGAGTCTCGTGCGAAAGCTAGTTACGTCTCACTTAATACGTCAATTACTCCGCCAGTCAAATGGGAGGGTGTTAGCTTGCTTAACAACTTCAAGTATGAAGAGAGCGGAATACGTGCGTGGAGAGCGTTCAATGTGGGTCCAGGGAAGTTGATACCGTGGTCTCAATTTGAGGGCGTTTTGCTGATCCCGGAAGTTCTAGAAGTGCTTGATCCCCCATCGCAGACCACGCCATCTTTCAAGAGCGTGAGACACAGGCACGTAAAGAAATCATCTAAACGGGATCCAGAAGCAACCAACGAGACCACCAGTCAAGaccaagatgatgatgatagtgaaAATGATCAAGCTTCACTACTTTTCCCGTGCCCCGAGGAAGGATGTATAAAAGCCTACAGCCATTTTACATCGCTACAAGCACATCTGGACACGGGTAAACACAAACGACTCCCTGAACAGGAAACACTGTATGACAAGGCAAAACGAGTTTACGCTTCAAAGCTAATGGATGAAGGTAGTAGGATTCCCACTGTACAGTTACATTGTGAAGAACAGAGCCAATGCTTAACTCCCCTTCCAATGGGATTGGCTCTAAAGACAATCACCAAGAAGGCTCGTTTTACGCAGAAACAGAATGAATTTTTGAAACAGCAATTTGAAATTGGCGAGCAAAGTGGACGGAAAGCAGATCCGAGTGAGGTCTCAAAATTAATGAGATCTGCAAGGGACGAGTTGGGAGTTCGTCGGTTTCAACCAGAACAAGTTCTAACAGGAAAGCAAATCACTGGATTCTTCTCAAGACTGGCAGCAAAGAAAAGGCTGGCTCCCAGTACAGTGAACCGTGGAGATTCAGACGACGAGGTCCCAGGAGAAGATAACAGGGCAGCGTTGGCGCAGACGACCCATTCGGAAATCTGTGCGCGTGTGATGAGGGAGGTTTCTCTTCAGCACCCAATTGTATCCTCTTCAGGTTACAATATCTGTGACCTCATGCAAGCGTGCAAGAAGAAACCGACGTCGCTAAGTGTGGACATGTTGCGTAGCATTTGCATTGAACTGGGCTTGGATGTCTCCGATATAACGCAAAGACGAATGAATCCGTATATCAGTCGTTTGTCGCAGCTTGTGGACGAATGCAGCTGTGCCTCGTAA
- the LOC137988087 gene encoding uncharacterized protein isoform X1, which translates to MSKRTLHRVLDECSASVRKSLQGLDNFSAQGTEAFDDLDKLVDKLVDCGKTEVWAREMKQQLRSSKQYLKSDYKVHVVESSSIADHCRTYALSDSTDSDFQACCDHPHNESCAQCCQLQEVLTTLESECSHALCNEEEKEDMLHTIKQATNNIMIWKSHQLRSVHQDQAKCSVLAKIKSKSDVFLVQDWAMKYMPRKFREPQSDWFAKRGLPWHITVAIRKSEESEHFESQTFVHVFQNCSQDSAVVVSIMQDCLASLKKEMPQLERAYYKQDNAGCYHSGYTIVSAKLAGDIAGVVVERNDFSDPQGGKGVCDRQAATIKGDVGRYVNEGHDVTTAVQLKTAIESGPESRAKASYVSLNTSITPPVKWEGVSLLNNFKYEESGIRAWRAFNVGPGKLIPWSQFEGVLLIPEVLEVLDPPSQTTPSFKSVRHRHVKKSSKRDPEATNETTSQDQDDDDSENDQASLLFPCPEEGCIKAYSHFTSLQAHLDTGKHKRLPEQETLYDKAKRVYASKLMDEGSRIPTVQLHCEEQSQCLTPLPMGLALKTITKKARFTQKQNEFLKQQFEIGEQSGRKADPSEVSKLMRSARDELGVRRFQPEQVLTGKQITGFFSRLAAKKRLAPSTVNRGDSDDEVPGEDNRAALAQTTHSEICARVMREVSLQHPIVSSSGYNICDLMQACKKKPTSLSVDMLRSICIELGLDVSDITQRRMNPYISRLSQLVDECSCAS; encoded by the exons ATGAGCAAGCGAACACTACATAGAGTTTTGGATGAGTGTTCAGCGTCTGTTAGGAAGTCTTTACAAGGACTTGATAACTTTTCCGCCCAAGGAACCGAGGCATTTGATGACTTGGACAAACTGGTCGATAAACTGGTTGACTGTGGTAAAACGGAAGTCTGGGCGAGAGAAATGAAGCAACAGCTGCGCTCATCAAAGCAATACCTTAAGAGTGACTACAAG GTCCATGTGGTTGAGTCGTCGAGCATTGCTGATCACTGTAGGACTTACGCCCTAAGTGATTCAACAGACTCTGACTTTCAAGCCTGCTGCGATCACCCACACAATGAGTCATGCGCGCAGTGCTGCCAGTTGCAGGAAGTTCTAACTACCTTGGAAAGTGAGTGTTCTCATGCACTTTGCAAtgaagaggagaaggaggaCATGCTGCACACTATTAAGCAAGCAACAAATAACATCATGATCTGGAAATCCCATCAGTTGCGCTCCGTTCACCAGGATCAAGCCAAATGTTCTGTTTTAGCTAAAATCAAGAGCAAATCTGATGTGTTCCTTGTTCAGGATTGGGCGATGAAATACATGCCACGGAAATTTCGAGAGCCGCAGTCGGACTGGTTTGCTAAGCGTGGGTTACCATGGCATATTACAGTTGCAATCAGAAAGTCGGAAGAAAGCGAGCACTTTGAGTCTCAAACATTTGTACATGTCTTTCAGAACTGTTCACAAGACAGTGCCGTCGTGGTATCTATAATGCAGGACTGCCTCGCCTCCCTGAAGAAGGAAATGCCGCAATTAGAAAGAGCTTATTACAAGCAAGATAATGCAGGCTGTTACCACAGCGGGTATACAATCGTTTCAGCTAAACTAGCAGGTGACATCGCTGGGGTGGTTGTAGAACGGAACGACTTTTCCGACCCTCAAGGCGGCAAAGGAGTCTGCGACCGTCAAGCAGCAACTATTAAGGGAGATGTAGGAAGATATGTTAACGAGGGTCATGATGTGACAACAGCTGTGCAGCTGAAAACTGCCATAGAGTCTGGTCCAGAGTCTCGTGCGAAAGCTAGTTACGTCTCACTTAATACGTCAATTACTCCGCCAGTCAAATGGGAGGGTGTTAGCTTGCTTAACAACTTCAAGTATGAAGAGAGCGGAATACGTGCGTGGAGAGCGTTCAATGTGGGTCCAGGGAAGTTGATACCGTGGTCTCAATTTGAGGGCGTTTTGCTGATCCCGGAAGTTCTAGAAGTGCTTGATCCCCCATCGCAGACCACGCCATCTTTCAAGAGCGTGAGACACAGGCACGTAAAGAAATCATCTAAACGGGATCCAGAAGCAACCAACGAGACCACCAGTCAAGaccaagatgatgatgatagtgaaAATGATCAAGCTTCACTACTTTTCCCGTGCCCCGAGGAAGGATGTATAAAAGCCTACAGCCATTTTACATCGCTACAAGCACATCTGGACACGGGTAAACACAAACGACTCCCTGAACAGGAAACACTGTATGACAAGGCAAAACGAGTTTACGCTTCAAAGCTAATGGATGAAGGTAGTAGGATTCCCACTGTACAGTTACATTGTGAAGAACAGAGCCAATGCTTAACTCCCCTTCCAATGGGATTGGCTCTAAAGACAATCACCAAGAAGGCTCGTTTTACGCAGAAACAGAATGAATTTTTGAAACAGCAATTTGAAATTGGCGAGCAAAGTGGACGGAAAGCAGATCCGAGTGAGGTCTCAAAATTAATGAGATCTGCAAGGGACGAGTTGGGAGTTCGTCGGTTTCAACCAGAACAAGTTCTAACAGGAAAGCAAATCACTGGATTCTTCTCAAGACTGGCAGCAAAGAAAAGGCTGGCTCCCAGTACAGTGAACCGTGGAGATTCAGACGACGAGGTCCCAGGAGAAGATAACAGGGCAGCGTTGGCGCAGACGACCCATTCGGAAATCTGTGCGCGTGTGATGAGGGAGGTTTCTCTTCAGCACCCAATTGTATCCTCTTCAGGTTACAATATCTGTGACCTCATGCAAGCGTGCAAGAAGAAACCGACGTCGCTAAGTGTGGACATGTTGCGTAGCATTTGCATTGAACTGGGCTTGGATGTCTCCGATATAACGCAAAGACGAATGAATCCGTATATCAGTCGTTTGTCGCAGCTTGTGGACGAATGCAGCTGTGCCTCGTAA
- the LOC137988078 gene encoding uncharacterized protein, with protein sequence MLFAKLVVTVGPGKAETGRAKSRRNSTTTREGQGENTRAGEAVENPRESMFAKMHKAGCGIRRRDSSIPKAKSVDQSYPTSAECVFLYAGLVTYFALQVNVTEDNRIQRDAQYRQGPRVNSRLKLGSKRVCGSGIIEECERQVKFEQETHKCDDGISVSGKSRQSSTTSKTSSSRKEKLRAALLAKKKLELAQRRAEEEAKLARQNAMRELRRLEDEAVLAELDWKIERDFDEETGRLETVDDVDKVQPQDNLKPLLKESESRSSRPPEPTTREMPHLRPVDYSTPCDKLPATSKSAPWNGNLTAREQGKEASQAPNSQSLPYEVPRSLQFNRETACDTNQEQNTPKDHVAAMWKVQLLNGITPTQFGGNPADFPFFRDQVRTHLESELLTDAQRVEYLPKFLKGEALEVIERNRGCSYYDLMRTLEERFGRPVQVSQACIEGLVSGPKLVPGDNVSLLNFSEKLNAATKILQGDVEREASVATNMRKIVNRLPNDLIAKWQTENYEIVSRHRTARLQNIAKFVKKQASIRNDPVFGLQRPRRETNEENKESRNSSKNRKQCPVIKQCDRVAVRRQYAASYGFCFNCGRHKPNHSGSSCPEPPGCSKCPGHHLSLLHKENNTGHRFRPKRNTDSNGNVNQENPPAPTMVPQQGAEQGVRPQVSKNHQAAISLTKVSTARAQVLLNVVPVTVTVEDGNSLSTYAFLDNGCTDTLIDRELADLLNLKGTSEQIGIKTIRGSEESVEFQRVSFTLGPAEGCGSDIEVDEAYVLSDLNQTEQVLPETVDVSEYPHLQDLNFPEVDLHRVSIIVGNNVPAAHLQNERKREGGKEGKAAVNFLSVGIQPVDQIERFWKIEDYGAAKESDKPLSIEDRRALKILEETTTFIDGHYEVGLLWKDDKPQLPNNRALAERRAEMLRRRLTRAGNEETAAKYRAVMTEYISKGYARKLTPEEAARESSCTWYLPHHPVTNPNKPGKLRIVFDAAAEFAGTSLNKNLLQGPDMTNSLVGVLLRFRQGRVGLAADVEAMFHQVRVRKEDQDALRFLWWSDNGTESPDVYVMEVHIFGATSSPCVANSVLRRTACDNAKGFSPEVPAIVERNFYVDDALPSFSDEDSAIKGASNLVEILGRGGFRLTKFMSNSKDVMSTIPVERRALPDLSLHLDELPVERVLGVRWFVQSDELGFETKNLNRPETKRGILSSVCSLYDPLGFAAPVALTARALIQDIWKAKIDWDQPLEEHFLKRWRFWTTQLSSLSELRIPRSYFPPEGDAAKCKLQLHIFSDASEIGYGASAYLRIEDPDGPTHCSFIMGKARNAPVKFTSIPRLELQAAVLATRLNRMLREELDLCIQDTKYWTDSEIVLHYLKNEKRRFQTYVANRVQEIRGNSKPDEWNHVPGFLNPADDVSRGLNPSELSVNHRWLRGPEFLWQPESLWPNADLNEVPDSALELKKEAHTNHADVNTILASPKANAVPHSLTIVTAKEVIDRILSSCSNWNRLRRQVAWLIRFIHFLHNRKTVRTGHLILEDYDAAATAIVRIIQRSSYPQEIKDLKTRGEVKSSSSIVSLNPVLDDHDILRVKGRIVHPPVADAAGNQIILPRDHPITAMMVRHTHESIGHLGREHVISKVREKLWIPQIRVLIRSILGKCILCKRLRVNVPKNQRKLKKCGHGQKIDFAQTLSV encoded by the exons ttgcGGAATTCGGCGAAGAGACTCTAGTATTCCCAAAGCTAAATCAGTTGACCAATCATATCCCACCAGTGCTGAATGCGTGTTTCTTTATGCCGGACTTGTCACATATTTCGCACTGCAAGTAAATGTCACGGAAGACAATAGAATTCAGCGCGATGCGCAGTATCGACAAGGCCCTCGGGTGAATTCACG gcttaagttAGGCTCCAAAAGAGTTTGTGGAAGTGGAATAATCGAAGAATGTGAAAGGCAGGTGAAATTTGAACAAGAAACCCACAAATGTGATGATGGAATTTCTGTAAGTGGAAAATCGCGCCAGAGCTCAACTACTTCAAAGACCTCCTCATCTAGGAAGGAAAAGTTACGTGCAGCACTTTTGGCAAAGAAGAAACTGGAGCTAGCCCAGAGAAGAGCTGAGGAGGAAGCTAAATTAGCCAGACAGAATGCAATGAGAGAGCTGAGACGATTGGAGGATGAGGCTGTTTTAGCTGAGCTTGACTGGAAGATCGAGAGAGACTTTGATGAAGAAACCGGTCGGCTGGAAACCGTTGATGATGTCGATAAGGTGCAACCCCAAGACAACCTTAAGCCTCTCCTTAAAGAATCGGAATCAAGAAGCTCCAGACCTCCTGAGCCAACTACGCGAGAAATGCCacaccttagacctgtagattACTCCACCCCGTGCGATAAACTGCCAGCTACTTCAAAGTCAGCACCTTGGAACGGTAACTTAACCGCAAGGGAGCAAGGGAAGGAAGCATCACAGGCCCCCAACAGTCAAAGCCTACCATATGAAGTTCCTCGCTCTCTCCAATTCAATCGTGAGACTGCCTGTGATACTAATCAAGAGCAGAACACCCCCAAAGACCATGTAGCAGCCATGTGGAAGGTGCAACTACTCAACGGCATTACTCCTACTCAGTTTGGTGGCAATCCAGCTGATTTCCCCTTCTTTAGAGATCAGGTCCGTACACACCTTGAGAGTGAGCTTCTCACTGATGCACAACGTGTTGAATATTTACCAAAATTCCTTAAAGGAGAAGCTCTGGAGGTAATTGAGCGAAATAGAGGATGCTCTTATTACGACCTCATGAGAACATTGGAGGAACGTTTTGGTCGACCTGTCCAAGTGTCACAGGCCTGCATTGAAGGTCTCGTATCCGGTCCTAAGCTTGTTCCTGGTGACAATGTGAGTCTGcttaatttttctgaaaaattgAATGCCGCTACGAAGATCCTCCAGGGTGATGTCGAACGTGAGGCGAGCGTAGCTACTAATATGAGGAAAATTGTTAATAGACTCCCGAATGACCTAATTGCAAAATGGCAGACTGAAAACTACGAAATTGTCAGCCGCCACAGGACTGCACGTCTGCAGAACATTGCCAAGTTTGTTAAGAAGCAAGCCTCAATCAGAAATGATCCAGTGTTTGGATTGCAGCGACCAAGACgagaaacaaatgaagaaaacaaggaaagcaGGAACAGTTCAAAAAATAGGAAG CAGTGCCCAGTCATCAAACAGTGTGACCGTGTAGCAGTAAGGCGACAATATGCAGCATCATATGGGTTCTGTTTCAACTGTGGCCGCCATAAGCCCAATCACAGCGGCTCGTCCTGTCCTGAACCTCCAGGCTGCTCCAAGTGCCCCGGGCATCACTTGTCACTGTTGCACAAGGAGAACAACACGGGACATCGCTTCAGGCCGAAGAGGAACACTGACTCAAATGGCAATGTCAACCAAGAAAATCCCCCTGCTCCTACCATGGTTCCCCAACAAGGCGCAGAACAAGGCGTACGACCCCAAGTCAGCAAAAACCATCAAGCAGCAATAAGCTTAACCAAAGTTAGTACTGCGAGAGCTCAAGTCCTGTTGAATGTAGTGCCAGTTACGGTTACAGTGGAGGATGGCAACTCCCTTTCCACGTATGCATTCCTTGACAATGGGTGCACCGACACCCTAATTGATCGCGAGCTTGCCGATCTGCTTAATCTGAAAGGGACTTCAGAGCAAATTGGTATCAAAACAATCAGAGGCAGTGAAGAATCAGTGGAGTTTCAGCGAGTATCGTTCACCCTCGGTCCTGCAGAAGGGTGCGGCAGTGACATAGAAGTCGATGAAGCATATGTGCTCTCAGACCTTAATCAAACGGAGCAAGTTTTACCAGAGACAGTGGATGTCAGCGAGTATCCACACTTGCAAGATCTGAACTTCCCAGAAGTTGACCTCCATCGGGTGTCAATAATTGTAGGGAACAATGTCCCTGCTGCGCACTTGCAAAATGAG AGAAAGAGGGAAGGAGGGAAAGAGGGGAAGGCAGCAGTTAACTTTTTATCAGTTGGCATTCAGCCAGTTGATCAGATAGAACGCTTCTGGAAAATCGAAGATTACGGAGCGGCCAAGGAGAGTGACAAACCATTGTCAATCGAGGATAGGAGAGCATTGAAAATCCTTGAGGAAACTACCACCTTTATTGACGGGCATTACGAAGTTGGTCTTCTGTGGAAGGACGACAAGCCACAACTACCAAATAACCGCGCCCTGGCAGAAAGGCGAGCAGAGATGCTCAGACGGCGCTTAACTAGAGCTGGTAATGAGGAAACTGCGGCAAAATACCGAGCAGTTATGACTGAGTACATCTCTAAGGGGTATGCGCGCAAACTTACCCCTGAAGAAGCAGCCAGGGAGAGTTCGTGCACATGGTATCTACCCCATCATCCAGTGACTAATCCCAATAAACCTGGAAAGCTTCGCATTGTCTTTGATGCCGCAGCTGAGTTCGCAGGAACGTCCCTAAACAAGAACCTTCTCCAAGGCCCGGATATGACCAATAGCCTTGTTGGAGTGCTACTGCGCTTTCGTCAAGGAAGGGTTGGGCTGGCTGCAGATGTGGAAGCGATGTTTCACCAAGTGCGGGTGCGAAAGGAAGATCAAGACGCCCTACGCTTTCTGTGGTGGTCAGATAACGGCACTGAATCTCCAGATGTCTATGTCATGGAAGTACACATATTTGGTGCTACTTCTTCTCCCTGTGTCGCAAATTCTGTCTTAAGAAGAACTGCCTGTGACAACGCAAAGGGGTTTAGCCCCGAAGTCCCTGCAATCGTCGAAAGGAACTTTTATGTTGACGACGCCTTGCCGTCATTTAGCGATGAAGACTCTGCAATCAAGGGGGCATCTAACTTAGTCGAAATTTTGGGACGTGGTGGATTTCGTCTAACTAAGTTCATGTCCAACAGTAAGGATGTCATGTCCACGATACCTGTTGAAAGGAGAGCGTTGCCAGACCTCAGTCTTCACCTGGATGAGTTACCGGTGGAAAGGGTCCTTGGAGTCCGTTGGTTTGTGCAATCTGACGAGCTAGGCTTCGAAACCAAGAACTTAAATCGTCCTGAGACAAAACGTGGAATCCTTTCTTCTGTCTGTTCACTGTATGACCCTCTTGGTTTTGCCGCGCCTGTGGCCCTTACTGCAAGAGCTCTCATACAGGATATCTGGAAGGCAAAAATAGATTGGGACCAACCACTGGAAGAGCACTTCTTGAAGCGATGGAGATTCTGGACCACTCAGCTGTCATCTCTGTCTGAGCTACGTATCCCACGCAGCTACTTTCCTCCTGAAGGGGATGCAGCCAAGTGCAAATTGCAGCTACACATTTTCTCTGATGCTTCAGAAATCGGTTATGGCGCATCAGCATACCTGAGGATTGAGGATCCAGATGGTCCTACCCATTGCTCGTTTATCATGGGAAAGGCCCGAAATGCTCCAGTGAAATTCACAAGCATACCCAGGCTTGAATTACAAGCAGCAGTCCTTGCTACACGCCTAAACAGGATGCTGAGGGAGGAGTTAGACCTGTGCATTCAGGATACTAAGTACTGGACCGACAGTGAGATAGTTCTTCACTATCTCAAAAACGAGAAGCGTCGATTCCAAACCTATGTTGCCAATCGGGTGCAAGAAATCAGAGGAAATTCAAAACCAGATGAGTGGAATCATGTGCCAGGTTTTTTGAACCCAGCAGACGATGTCTCACGGGGCTTAAACCCCTCAGAGCTGAGCGTAAACCACCGCTGGTTACGAGGACCTGAATTCCTTTGGCAGCCAGAATCACTTTGGCCTAATGCAGACCTGAACGAAGTCCCAGACTCAGCCCTAGAATTGAAGAAAGAAGCTCACACCAATCATGCCGATGTAAATACCATCCTCGCTTCTCCAAAGGCAAATGCCGTCCCACACAGTTTGACGATTGTAACAGCCAAGGAGGTTATAGATCGGATACTCAGCAGTTGCTCTAATTGGAACCGGCTTAGGCGTCAAGTAGCATGGTTGATCCGCTTTATTCACTTTCTTCACAATAGGAAGACCGTTCGGACGGGTCACTTGATCTTAGAAGATTACGATGCCGCCGCCACCGCGATTGTAAGAATCATCCAGCGATCATCCTATCCTCAAGAGATCAAAGATCTAAAGACCAGAGGTGAAGTGAAGTCATCTAGTAGCATAGTGAGCCTTAACCCGGTACTTGATGACCATGATATTCTGAGGGTGAAGGGACGTATAGTACACCCACCAGTCGCTGATGCTGCCGGAAATCAGATAATTCTGCCAAGAGACCACCCCATAACGGCTATGATGGTTCGCCACACACACGAGTCAATTGGTCACCTGGGACGCGAGCACGTTATATCCAAGGTCCGCGAGAAGCTGTGGATTCCCCAGATTAGAGTGCTGATCCGTTCTATCCTTGGAAAATGTATCCTTTGCAAAAGGTTAAGAGTGAATGTCcctaaaaatcaaagaaaattaaaaaaatgtggcCACGGTcaaaaaatcgatttcgctCAGACTTTATCAGTTTGA